Proteins co-encoded in one Ruegeria pomeroyi DSS-3 genomic window:
- the scpB gene encoding SMC-Scp complex subunit ScpB, giving the protein MNDAPEDRTESLFEAPPMAEQERMVEAVLFASPDPVGVGDLAARMPHGSDPAQALEMLRKRYEGRGVRVVQVGEGWAIRTAPDLGFLMQKETVETRKLSRAAIETLAIIAYHQPVTRAEIEEIRGVSVSRGTIDQLLEMEWIRLGRRRMTPGRPVTFVVTPHFLDHFGLESARDLPGLKELRAAGLLENRPPPGSLPIGEARDEGDEDTGQPELFEED; this is encoded by the coding sequence ATGAACGACGCGCCCGAGGACCGCACCGAAAGCCTGTTCGAGGCGCCGCCAATGGCAGAGCAGGAGCGCATGGTCGAGGCCGTGCTGTTTGCCAGCCCCGATCCGGTGGGCGTGGGGGATCTGGCCGCGCGCATGCCCCATGGCAGCGACCCGGCCCAGGCGCTCGAGATGCTGCGCAAACGCTATGAGGGGCGCGGCGTGCGGGTTGTACAGGTGGGCGAGGGTTGGGCCATCCGCACCGCGCCCGACCTGGGTTTCCTGATGCAGAAGGAAACGGTCGAAACCCGCAAACTGTCGCGCGCGGCGATCGAGACATTGGCGATCATCGCCTATCACCAGCCGGTGACCCGGGCCGAGATCGAAGAGATCCGGGGCGTCTCGGTCAGCCGGGGCACCATCGACCAGTTGCTGGAAATGGAGTGGATCCGGCTGGGCCGCCGCCGGATGACACCGGGCCGTCCGGTCACCTTTGTGGTGACGCCGCATTTCCTGGATCATTTCGGGCTGGAAAGCGCCCGCGACCTGCCGGGCCTGAAAGAGCTGCGCGCCGCCGGACTGCTTGAAAACCGGCCCCCGCCCGGCTCCTTGCCGATCGGCGAGGCGCGCGACGAGGGCGACGAGGACACGGGCCAACCAGAGCTTTTTGAAGAAGATTGA
- a CDS encoding MerR family transcriptional regulator, with translation MSKSPDAFRTISEVAEWLGVQAHVLRFWESKFNQVKPVKRAGGRRYYRPADMQLLGGIKKLLHDDGMTIKGVQKLLREQGVAHVAEQSQDLEDSATPAPESGGNVVRFKAQPADIDEALQFDMDLGEPVPTEVLQKIVSDSAPALADEDDDDSEGDVEILSAPRQETAETPEPAQADMAEEEEVQAPRPLAIEVADIPADDVIEAEPGPLSALADIHVLPVAAQSGIRPLAAELQAWLDRQAG, from the coding sequence ATGAGCAAATCACCCGATGCCTTTCGCACCATCTCGGAAGTCGCGGAATGGCTGGGGGTGCAGGCCCATGTTCTGCGGTTCTGGGAAAGCAAGTTCAACCAGGTCAAACCGGTCAAGCGTGCCGGCGGGCGCCGCTATTACCGGCCCGCGGACATGCAGTTGCTGGGCGGCATCAAGAAGTTGCTGCATGACGATGGCATGACCATCAAGGGCGTGCAGAAACTGTTGCGCGAACAGGGCGTGGCCCATGTCGCCGAGCAGTCGCAGGATCTGGAGGATTCGGCCACCCCTGCCCCGGAAAGCGGCGGCAACGTGGTCCGGTTCAAGGCCCAGCCCGCCGATATCGACGAGGCATTGCAGTTCGACATGGACCTGGGCGAGCCTGTGCCGACCGAAGTTCTGCAAAAGATCGTCTCCGATTCGGCCCCAGCGCTTGCGGACGAGGATGACGACGATTCAGAAGGCGATGTCGAAATTCTGAGCGCACCCCGGCAAGAGACCGCCGAGACACCCGAACCCGCCCAAGCCGACATGGCCGAGGAGGAGGAGGTGCAAGCGCCCCGCCCGCTTGCCATCGAGGTGGCCGATATCCCCGCCGATGATGTCATCGAGGCGGAGCCCGGCCCGCTGAGCGCGCTGGCCGATATCCATGTGCTGCCGGTGGCGGCGCAATCGGGGATCCGCCCGCTTGCCGCCGAATTGCAGGCCTGGCTGGATCGTCAGGCGGGATAA
- the argS gene encoding arginine--tRNA ligase → MNLFTEMRGLVLEALEQMQAEGALPQGLDFANVAVEPPRDAAHGDMATNAAMVLAKPAGQKPRDIAETLAARLAADARVAKAEVAGPGFLNLTLAAPVWQRVVGTVLLDGTAYGRSDMGQGKKVNVEYVSANPTGPLHVGHTRGAVFGDALASLLDYAGYQVTREYYINDGGAQVDVLARSVYLRYLEAHGQAVEFVDGTYPGEYLVEVGQALKDKVGDAYVGQPEEVWLEAIRDFATDAMMELIRADLAQLGVKMDVFYSEKSLYGTGRIEAAIDSLRAKGLIYRGTLEPPKGKLPEDWEPREQTLFKSTEHGDDVDRPIMKSDGAWTYFAPDIAYHYDKVSRGFDALIDVFGADHGGYVKRMKAAVSALSDGRVPLDIKLCQLVKLWKNGEPFKMSKRAGNFVTLRDVVDQVGADVTRFVMLTRKNDAPLDFDFDKVLEQSRENPVFYVQYAHARVSSVLRRAAEAGIDTSDTALRAADLGLLGHEAELAVMRKLAEWPRLVEIAARTNEPHRIAFYLYELAGDFHALWNRGNDVSELRFIQDGDEGTSQAKIALARSVAVVISAGLAILGVTPAEEMR, encoded by the coding sequence ATGAACCTCTTTACCGAGATGCGCGGCCTCGTTCTGGAGGCGCTGGAACAGATGCAGGCCGAGGGCGCGCTGCCCCAGGGCCTCGATTTCGCCAATGTGGCGGTTGAACCGCCGCGCGATGCCGCCCATGGCGACATGGCCACCAATGCCGCCATGGTGCTGGCCAAGCCCGCCGGCCAGAAACCTCGCGACATCGCCGAGACGCTGGCCGCCCGGCTGGCCGCCGATGCGCGCGTGGCCAAGGCCGAGGTGGCCGGGCCCGGCTTTCTCAACCTGACCCTGGCCGCGCCTGTCTGGCAGCGGGTCGTGGGCACCGTGCTGTTGGACGGCACCGCCTATGGCCGCTCGGACATGGGGCAGGGCAAGAAGGTCAACGTGGAATATGTCAGCGCCAACCCCACCGGCCCGCTGCATGTGGGCCACACAAGGGGCGCGGTATTCGGCGACGCGCTGGCCAGCCTGCTGGATTACGCCGGCTATCAGGTGACGCGCGAATACTACATCAACGACGGCGGCGCCCAGGTCGACGTGCTCGCCCGCTCGGTCTATCTGCGCTATCTCGAGGCGCATGGACAGGCGGTGGAATTCGTCGACGGCACCTATCCCGGCGAATACCTGGTCGAGGTCGGCCAGGCGCTCAAGGACAAGGTGGGTGACGCCTATGTCGGCCAGCCCGAAGAGGTCTGGCTGGAAGCGATCCGCGATTTCGCCACCGACGCGATGATGGAGCTGATCCGTGCCGATCTGGCCCAGCTCGGGGTCAAGATGGACGTGTTCTATTCGGAAAAGTCGCTTTACGGCACTGGCCGGATCGAGGCGGCGATCGACAGTCTGCGCGCCAAGGGGCTGATCTATCGCGGCACGCTAGAGCCGCCCAAGGGCAAGCTGCCCGAGGATTGGGAGCCGCGTGAACAGACCCTGTTCAAATCCACCGAACACGGCGATGACGTCGACCGCCCGATCATGAAGTCGGACGGTGCATGGACCTATTTCGCCCCCGACATCGCCTATCATTATGACAAGGTTTCCAGAGGCTTCGACGCACTTATTGATGTGTTCGGCGCCGATCATGGCGGCTATGTCAAACGGATGAAGGCCGCCGTTTCGGCCCTGTCCGACGGGCGCGTGCCGCTCGACATCAAGCTGTGCCAGCTGGTCAAGCTGTGGAAGAATGGCGAGCCCTTCAAGATGTCGAAACGGGCGGGCAACTTTGTCACCCTGCGCGATGTGGTCGATCAGGTGGGAGCGGATGTGACGCGCTTTGTCATGCTGACCCGCAAGAACGATGCACCGCTGGATTTCGATTTCGACAAGGTGCTGGAGCAGAGCCGCGAGAACCCGGTTTTCTACGTGCAATACGCCCATGCGCGGGTATCCTCGGTGCTGCGGCGCGCGGCCGAGGCCGGGATCGATACCTCGGATACGGCGCTGCGCGCGGCCGATCTGGGCCTTCTTGGGCACGAGGCAGAGCTGGCGGTGATGCGCAAACTGGCAGAATGGCCACGCTTGGTCGAGATTGCCGCGCGCACCAACGAACCGCACCGGATCGCCTTCTATCTCTATGAACTTGCAGGAGATTTCCACGCGCTCTGGAACCGGGGCAACGACGTGAGCGAACTCAGGTTCATCCAGGATGGCGATGAGGGCACAAGCCAGGCAAAAATCGCACTGGCCCGTTCGGTGGCGGTTGTGATTTCGGCTGGCCTTGCTATTCTTGGTGTCACTCCGGCGGAGGAGATGCGGTAA
- a CDS encoding SPOR domain-containing protein — protein sequence MASFDYAGHVNPNQVRYSYQMPGMGLDVEDEIPDEDTGEDYGHAPGRPGLARAMSIAGAVGSLVLVVGVGIWGYKLVMRDVSGVPVVRAVEGPMRIQPDNPGGTPADHQGLSVNTVAAAGSAAPPADRLVLAPRPVSLSEDDLPMEDLRAIPASLEVDAADPEAVEAFRNGDIDRLVAELTEGAAPLAERETALLDEGTSRTASIELPEPLEAIDPADLLAENPQLALVDEPGVARSLRPQTRPQRSVPTATEARDAMNAAVTAAVGAATAVDLDPASLPVGTRLAQLGAYDSPEIARAEWDRLNGRFGEYLDGKQRVIQEASSGGRTFYRLRAAGFGDLAEARHFCSVLVAERADCIPVTTR from the coding sequence ATGGCGAGTTTCGATTACGCGGGTCACGTGAACCCGAACCAGGTGCGGTATAGCTATCAGATGCCCGGCATGGGGCTGGATGTCGAGGACGAGATCCCGGACGAGGACACGGGCGAGGATTACGGCCATGCGCCGGGCCGCCCTGGACTGGCGCGCGCGATGAGTATCGCCGGCGCCGTCGGCTCTCTGGTGCTGGTGGTCGGGGTCGGTATCTGGGGCTACAAGCTGGTGATGCGCGATGTCAGCGGCGTGCCCGTGGTGCGCGCGGTCGAAGGGCCGATGCGCATCCAGCCCGACAATCCCGGTGGCACCCCCGCCGATCATCAGGGGCTTTCCGTCAACACTGTCGCCGCCGCGGGCAGCGCCGCGCCGCCCGCCGATCGGCTGGTTCTGGCGCCGCGCCCGGTCTCGCTCAGCGAAGACGACCTGCCGATGGAAGACCTGCGTGCGATCCCGGCCTCGCTTGAGGTTGACGCCGCCGATCCCGAAGCGGTCGAGGCCTTCCGCAATGGTGACATCGATCGGCTGGTGGCGGAACTGACCGAAGGCGCCGCGCCCCTGGCCGAGCGCGAAACCGCATTGCTGGACGAAGGCACCAGCCGTACCGCCTCGATCGAACTGCCCGAACCGCTGGAGGCCATCGACCCCGCCGACCTGCTGGCCGAGAATCCGCAGCTTGCACTGGTGGACGAACCCGGCGTGGCCCGCTCGCTGCGTCCCCAGACCCGGCCGCAACGCTCGGTTCCGACCGCAACCGAGGCGCGCGATGCGATGAATGCGGCAGTGACCGCCGCCGTTGGCGCCGCCACCGCCGTCGATCTCGACCCGGCCAGCCTGCCGGTCGGCACCCGCCTGGCCCAGCTGGGCGCCTATGACAGCCCCGAAATTGCGCGCGCTGAATGGGACCGGCTGAATGGCCGCTTCGGCGAATATCTCGACGGCAAGCAGCGCGTGATCCAGGAGGCCTCCAGCGGCGGGCGCACCTTCTATCGTCTGCGCGCAGCTGGGTTTGGCGATCTGGCCGAGGCCCGTCATTTCTGCTCGGTCCTGGTGGCGGAACGCGCCGACTGCATCCCGGTCACCACCCGGTGA
- a CDS encoding HesB/IscA family protein → MRLPPKVTDRAFARLAEIGAADQGQALRVAVEGGGCSGFQYEIALDAPKSDDLVLEGQGQRVVVDAVSLPFLENAVIDFSEELIGARFVIDNPNATASCGCGTSFSI, encoded by the coding sequence ATGCGCCTGCCCCCCAAAGTGACTGACCGCGCCTTTGCCCGGCTGGCCGAGATCGGCGCCGCGGATCAGGGCCAGGCGCTGCGCGTCGCGGTCGAAGGCGGCGGCTGTTCCGGCTTTCAATACGAGATCGCGCTGGATGCGCCCAAGTCCGACGACCTGGTGCTTGAGGGTCAGGGTCAGCGGGTGGTGGTCGATGCGGTGTCGCTGCCGTTTCTGGAAAACGCCGTCATCGACTTCTCCGAAGAGCTGATCGGCGCGCGGTTTGTGATCGACAATCCGAATGCCACCGCCTCGTGCGGCTGCGGCACCTCGTTCTCGATCTGA
- a CDS encoding segregation and condensation protein A, whose translation MTDNLFSEDQTTVAERLAAEALIVDVDGFEGPLDVLLTLSRTQKVDLRKISVLELARQYLAFVERAKALRIELAADYLVMAAWLAFLKSRLLLPPDPDEDGPSGEELAAHLAFQLERLQAMRDSAARLMGRDQLGRDFFRRGKGEDIARIRTVTYSASLLDLMQAYARIRTRDEFRPFVMDRDKVYTMEQALERMRGLIGFAGSWTDMASYLPEGWGKDPVRRRSATAATFAASLQLVKEGHLEIRQSELFAPIHLRKKDIDT comes from the coding sequence ATGACGGATAACCTCTTCAGCGAAGACCAGACCACGGTTGCCGAACGGCTGGCCGCCGAGGCGCTGATCGTCGATGTGGACGGGTTCGAGGGCCCGCTTGACGTGCTGCTGACCCTGTCGCGCACGCAAAAGGTGGATCTGCGCAAGATCTCGGTGCTGGAACTGGCGCGGCAATACCTGGCCTTTGTTGAGCGCGCCAAGGCGCTGCGCATCGAGCTGGCCGCAGATTACCTGGTGATGGCGGCCTGGCTCGCCTTTCTGAAATCGCGCCTGCTCTTGCCTCCCGACCCGGACGAGGACGGCCCCTCGGGCGAGGAACTGGCCGCACACCTGGCCTTTCAGCTTGAGCGTTTGCAGGCGATGCGCGATTCCGCCGCGCGCCTGATGGGGCGCGACCAGCTGGGGCGCGACTTTTTCCGCCGGGGCAAGGGCGAGGATATCGCCCGTATCCGCACCGTGACCTATTCCGCCTCGCTGCTGGACCTGATGCAGGCCTATGCCCGCATCCGCACCCGCGACGAATTCCGCCCCTTTGTGATGGATCGTGACAAGGTCTATACGATGGAACAGGCGCTGGAACGGATGCGCGGGCTGATCGGGTTTGCCGGCAGCTGGACCGATATGGCCAGCTATCTGCCCGAAGGCTGGGGCAAGGACCCGGTGCGCCGCCGCTCGGCCACGGCGGCGACCTTTGCCGCCTCGTTGCAGCTGGTCAAGGAGGGGCATCTGGAAATCCGGCAAAGCGAGCTGTTCGCCCCGATCCATCTGCGCAAGAAAGACATAGATACATGA
- the ihfA gene encoding integration host factor subunit alpha yields the protein MSDKTLTRMDLSEAVFREVGLSRNESAQLVESMLNHMSDALVRGEQVKISSFGTFSVRDKSARVGRNPKTGEEVPIQPRRVLTFRPSHLMKERVAAGNRK from the coding sequence ATGAGTGACAAAACTCTCACACGGATGGATTTGAGCGAGGCGGTTTTCCGCGAAGTGGGCCTGTCGCGCAATGAAAGCGCGCAGCTGGTGGAAAGCATGTTGAACCACATGTCCGACGCGCTGGTGCGCGGCGAACAGGTCAAAATCTCGTCCTTTGGCACTTTCAGCGTACGGGACAAATCCGCCCGGGTCGGGCGCAATCCCAAGACCGGCGAGGAAGTCCCGATTCAGCCGCGCCGGGTCCTGACCTTTCGTCCCTCGCACCTGATGAAGGAGCGGGTTGCCGCCGGAAACCGCAAGTAA
- a CDS encoding 2'-deoxycytidine 5'-triphosphate deaminase: MTGVCPNQQIEAMIAGGEIRAEPPVLPEQIQPASLDLRLGTVAYRVRASFLAGAGHSVADRLAEFEMHRIDISQGAVLEKGCVYLVPLMESLALPAQINAVANAKSSTGRLDLLTRTITDGGTEFDRIPAGYTGPLYAEICPRSFSVLVRPGMRLNQIRFRRGQAVLDDTALRALHAEMPLVDGPAVIQDGLGFSVDLRLPGSDLVGYRAKPHTGVIDLDRIGAYDPAEYWEEVRSRDGRIILDPGAFYILVSREAVHIPPLYAAEMAPYLAMVGEFRVHYAGFFDPGFGHAQAGGAGSRGVLEVRCHEAPFVLEHGQIVGRLVYEKMAEQPTQLYGAGIASNYQGQGLKLSKHFKTPA; this comes from the coding sequence ATGACCGGCGTGTGCCCGAACCAGCAGATCGAGGCAATGATCGCAGGCGGAGAGATCCGTGCCGAACCGCCGGTTCTGCCTGAACAGATCCAGCCCGCCAGCCTGGATTTGCGTCTGGGCACCGTGGCTTATCGCGTGCGCGCCTCGTTTCTGGCGGGGGCTGGCCACAGCGTTGCCGACCGTCTGGCCGAATTCGAAATGCACCGGATCGACATCAGCCAGGGCGCTGTTCTGGAAAAGGGCTGCGTCTATCTGGTGCCGCTGATGGAATCGCTGGCCCTGCCCGCTCAGATCAACGCCGTCGCAAATGCCAAGAGCTCGACCGGGCGGTTGGACCTGTTGACCCGCACCATCACCGATGGCGGTACCGAGTTCGATCGCATTCCCGCAGGCTATACCGGACCGCTTTACGCCGAGATCTGCCCCCGCTCGTTTTCCGTGCTGGTGCGGCCCGGCATGCGGTTGAACCAGATCCGGTTCCGGCGCGGCCAGGCGGTGCTGGACGATACCGCCCTGCGCGCGCTGCACGCCGAGATGCCATTGGTCGATGGCCCGGCGGTGATTCAGGATGGGTTGGGCTTTTCGGTCGATCTGCGCCTGCCCGGCAGTGATCTGGTAGGTTATCGCGCCAAGCCGCATACCGGCGTGATCGACCTGGACCGGATCGGCGCCTATGATCCGGCGGAATACTGGGAGGAAGTGCGCAGCCGCGATGGCCGCATCATCCTCGATCCCGGTGCGTTTTACATCCTCGTGAGCCGCGAGGCGGTGCATATCCCGCCGCTTTATGCCGCCGAAATGGCCCCCTATCTGGCGATGGTGGGCGAGTTCCGGGTGCATTACGCGGGGTTCTTCGACCCCGGTTTCGGCCATGCGCAGGCCGGTGGCGCCGGCTCGCGCGGGGTGCTCGAGGTGCGCTGCCACGAGGCGCCCTTTGTGCTGGAACACGGGCAGATCGTCGGGCGTCTGGTCTATGAAAAGATGGCCGAACAGCCCACGCAGCTCTACGGCGCAGGCATCGCGTCGAATTACCAGGGTCAGGGCCTGAAACTGTCAAAGCACTTCAAGACCCCCGCGTAA
- a CDS encoding deoxyguanosinetriphosphate triphosphohydrolase: protein MKRAGFASDPGRARGRLVPEEESGFRSCFQRDRDRIIHASAFRRLKHKTQVFVEHEGDSYRTRLTHSIEVAQVARTIAGALGLNPELTEAVALAHDLGHTPFGHTGEDALHALMAPYGGFDHNAQAIRIVTRLERHYAAFDGLNLTWETLEAIAKHNGPVTGALPWALAECNATFDLELDTHASAEAQVAALSDDIAYNNHDLHDGLRAGLFSDDEIAELPIVGDCYAEVDRTYPDTDAYRRRHEALRRVFGVMVADVIDTSRAALAGSGAESVADIRHLGRPVIRFSDALWSDLRQIRAFLFTRMYRAPSVMVVREQVARVVEELFPIYLGDPRQMPRHWHGEIDAAPDETALARIVSDYVSGMTDRFALQDHARLTGRDPIRH from the coding sequence TTGAAAAGAGCGGGGTTTGCCTCGGATCCGGGCCGGGCGCGCGGGCGGCTGGTGCCCGAAGAGGAAAGCGGCTTTCGCTCCTGTTTCCAGCGTGACCGTGACCGGATCATCCATGCCAGCGCCTTTCGCAGGTTGAAACACAAGACCCAGGTCTTTGTCGAGCATGAGGGTGACAGCTATCGCACCCGGCTGACCCATTCGATCGAGGTGGCGCAGGTGGCGCGCACCATCGCGGGCGCGCTGGGGCTGAACCCGGAACTGACCGAGGCGGTGGCGTTGGCCCATGACCTGGGCCACACGCCCTTTGGCCATACCGGCGAGGATGCGCTGCATGCGCTGATGGCGCCCTATGGCGGTTTCGACCACAACGCACAGGCCATTCGCATCGTCACCCGGCTGGAACGGCATTACGCCGCCTTTGACGGGCTGAACCTGACCTGGGAAACGCTTGAGGCGATTGCCAAGCATAACGGCCCAGTCACGGGTGCGCTGCCCTGGGCGCTGGCGGAGTGCAATGCCACCTTTGATCTGGAACTGGACACCCATGCCAGCGCCGAGGCGCAGGTCGCCGCCCTGTCCGACGACATCGCCTACAACAACCACGACCTGCATGACGGGTTGCGCGCCGGGCTGTTCAGCGATGACGAGATTGCCGAACTTCCCATCGTCGGCGACTGTTACGCCGAGGTCGACCGCACCTATCCCGATACCGATGCCTATCGCCGCCGGCACGAGGCGCTGCGGCGCGTGTTCGGTGTCATGGTGGCCGATGTGATCGACACCTCGCGCGCGGCGCTGGCCGGGTCGGGGGCCGAGAGTGTCGCCGATATCCGCCATCTGGGCCGCCCGGTGATCCGGTTTTCGGATGCGCTCTGGTCCGATCTGCGTCAGATCCGGGCGTTCCTGTTCACCCGCATGTATCGCGCGCCCTCGGTGATGGTGGTGCGCGAACAGGTGGCGCGGGTGGTCGAGGAACTCTTTCCGATCTATCTGGGTGATCCCCGGCAGATGCCCAGGCACTGGCATGGCGAGATCGATGCCGCCCCGGACGAGACCGCGCTGGCGCGGATCGTGTCCGATTATGTCTCGGGCATGACCGACCGCTTTGCTCTGCAGGACCACGCGCGGCTGACCGGGCGCGATCCGATCCGGCACTGA
- a CDS encoding DMT family transporter codes for MRAALTGGGLVLAYTAVISSADAITKLIAQGYAAPQLYAISGLIVAAISLAAARRNRARALKTVCPRAMALRALATVVASLCFFHTFRLLPFADVFVFIGLMPIMAALMSGLMLDEHARPAAWAALVAGFVGVLCLMPGGIGAIGAGHLWALGGVVTGTFSLILSRYIGRYESNALAQVFYPNLALGLSMAAALPFVWVPMPMLDLAWVGAYAALLFLARWLLVIALRLLAAYVVTPLLNLQFVWMVALGALAFGEWPAPMTWLGAAIVMVSGLYLIWDQMTPTTREQEELSLRTDP; via the coding sequence ATGAGGGCGGCGCTGACAGGGGGCGGGCTGGTTCTGGCCTACACGGCGGTGATCTCGTCGGCCGATGCGATCACCAAGCTTATCGCCCAAGGATATGCGGCGCCGCAGCTTTATGCGATCTCGGGTCTCATCGTTGCGGCGATCAGCCTGGCGGCGGCCCGGCGCAATCGGGCGCGCGCGCTGAAAACCGTCTGCCCGCGTGCCATGGCGCTGCGGGCGCTGGCCACGGTGGTGGCCTCGCTCTGCTTCTTCCATACCTTCCGGCTGCTGCCCTTTGCCGATGTCTTTGTCTTTATCGGGCTGATGCCGATCATGGCGGCGCTGATGTCGGGGCTGATGCTGGACGAACATGCCCGCCCGGCGGCCTGGGCTGCGCTGGTGGCGGGGTTTGTCGGCGTGCTCTGCCTGATGCCGGGTGGAATCGGTGCCATCGGGGCCGGGCATCTCTGGGCGCTGGGCGGGGTGGTGACGGGCACCTTCTCGCTGATCCTGTCGCGTTATATCGGCCGGTATGAAAGCAATGCGCTGGCGCAGGTGTTTTATCCGAACCTGGCGCTGGGGCTCAGCATGGCGGCGGCGCTGCCCTTTGTCTGGGTGCCGATGCCGATGCTGGATCTGGCCTGGGTCGGGGCCTATGCGGCGCTGTTGTTCCTGGCGCGCTGGCTGCTGGTGATCGCGCTCAGGCTGCTGGCGGCCTATGTGGTCACGCCGCTGTTGAACCTGCAATTTGTCTGGATGGTGGCGCTGGGCGCGCTGGCCTTTGGCGAATGGCCCGCGCCGATGACCTGGCTGGGCGCCGCCATCGTGATGGTCTCGGGCCTCTATCTGATCTGGGATCAGATGACCCCCACCACCCGCGAGCAGGAGGAGCTGAGCCTGCGCACTGATCCCTGA
- the nagZ gene encoding beta-N-acetylhexosaminidase, with the protein MSFGATILDAEGLRLSTDEKALFREADPFGFILFARNVDSADQVRALCAEMREAVGRDCVITVDQEGGRVQRLRPPLARNWLPPLDHVARAGTGAERAMYLRARLIAHELRAVGIDSNCAPMLDLARDETHPFLRNRCYGSDPETVARLGRAVAQGHLDGGVLPVVKHMPGHGRATLDSHHDLPHVALEAEALDGTDFAPFRALNDMPMGMTAHLVYDRIDPRPATISPVMMALIRERIGFQGLIMTDDISMKALAGSIADKTARALAAGCDVALVCNQTLAERAAAAGAAGRMSAQAQARAERALALRQPPGELDIPAAEAELSRVMGGQVYDG; encoded by the coding sequence GTGAGCTTCGGCGCCACCATCCTCGATGCCGAGGGGCTGCGGCTCAGCACCGATGAAAAGGCCCTGTTTCGCGAGGCCGATCCGTTTGGCTTCATCCTGTTTGCCCGCAATGTCGACAGTGCCGATCAGGTTCGCGCGTTGTGCGCAGAGATGCGCGAAGCGGTGGGCCGCGATTGTGTGATCACCGTCGATCAGGAAGGCGGCCGGGTGCAGCGCCTGCGCCCGCCGCTGGCGCGCAACTGGCTCCCCCCGCTCGATCACGTGGCACGCGCTGGCACTGGGGCCGAGCGTGCGATGTATCTGCGCGCCCGGCTGATCGCGCATGAGCTGCGCGCGGTAGGCATCGACAGCAATTGCGCCCCGATGCTGGATCTGGCGCGCGACGAAACCCATCCCTTTCTGCGCAACCGCTGTTACGGCTCTGACCCGGAAACCGTGGCCCGGCTGGGCCGCGCGGTGGCGCAGGGGCATCTGGACGGCGGCGTCCTGCCGGTGGTCAAACATATGCCGGGCCATGGCCGCGCCACGCTGGACAGCCACCATGACCTGCCCCATGTGGCGCTGGAGGCCGAGGCGCTGGACGGCACCGACTTTGCACCGTTCCGGGCGCTCAACGACATGCCGATGGGGATGACGGCGCATCTGGTCTATGACCGGATCGACCCGCGTCCCGCCACCATCTCGCCGGTGATGATGGCGTTGATCCGCGAGCGGATCGGGTTTCAGGGCCTGATCATGACCGACGATATCTCGATGAAGGCGCTGGCCGGCTCGATCGCCGACAAGACCGCCCGGGCGCTGGCCGCCGGATGCGATGTGGCGCTTGTCTGCAACCAGACCCTGGCCGAGCGCGCCGCCGCTGCCGGGGCCGCCGGCCGGATGAGTGCCCAGGCCCAGGCGCGGGCCGAACGGGCACTGGCCCTGCGTCAGCCACCCGGGGAACTTGACATCCCCGCCGCCGAGGCGGAACTATCTCGCGTCATGGGCGGGCAGGTGTATGACGGATAA